A portion of the Methanomicrobia archaeon genome contains these proteins:
- a CDS encoding glycosyltransferase family 39 protein yields the protein MRLMRNKKMLRECQSELILITACISYLIVRFYLATLSSYPIHGWNEGHYSLIAKGYFDHSLLIQERGGSINWAVPPFYSWIVFAFFKLFGISDINARLTSIFAAIFAVFFVYLLAKELFDPNVAILSSLFFLVIPWVVRLSGKAQTDMVMTAFMTASIACFVYAYNHKKSFIPFGIFFGLALFTKQPSILILAIVGVWVIFVKDVRLEVLKRSVIPVLIGFIPILVYLIYHIVNGGTSGIAQLVYGVALHRTSLFSNWNNTLGGLLVGISPLVLLFTLYELYKSRDLRTILVIWLVAYGAFVLARTPPSHEYYILPLAVPFAILASKGVFSFKDAFALEQKSRKKIGTIVAIVVIFSTMPVSFVFLSYHGDLGYTCTKDVVDYLAGTDHGDEILILTPDRYDPQLRWYSELNGLKAEVGELPNDLSLVSLADLRDLSSSTEASKVFLIIDGRGGLEERLEDGGYERVYSSYYWTKLPSAPFEIYTGEKSESEYFEQHLSVYKLNYEELLRRGLMEK from the coding sequence ATGAGACTGATGCGAAATAAAAAGATGCTAAGAGAATGCCAAAGTGAACTGATACTAATCACAGCTTGCATTTCATATCTTATAGTAAGGTTTTACCTTGCTACATTATCCTCTTACCCTATCCATGGCTGGAATGAGGGGCACTACTCGCTCATAGCAAAAGGCTATTTCGACCATTCACTTTTGATTCAAGAGCGAGGAGGGAGCATAAACTGGGCGGTTCCGCCTTTTTACTCATGGATTGTGTTTGCTTTTTTCAAGCTATTTGGCATTTCTGATATAAATGCGAGGCTGACCTCCATTTTCGCGGCGATATTCGCGGTTTTTTTCGTTTATCTATTGGCAAAAGAGCTTTTTGACCCAAATGTTGCGATACTCTCTTCGTTATTTTTTTTAGTCATTCCATGGGTGGTGCGTCTTTCTGGAAAGGCTCAGACCGACATGGTAATGACTGCGTTCATGACGGCTTCGATCGCATGTTTTGTTTATGCTTATAACCACAAAAAGAGCTTTATACCGTTTGGAATATTCTTCGGATTGGCTTTGTTTACAAAGCAGCCTTCGATTTTGATACTGGCAATTGTAGGGGTTTGGGTAATTTTTGTTAAAGATGTGCGATTAGAAGTTTTGAAGAGATCAGTTATTCCCGTTTTGATAGGATTTATTCCGATATTGGTTTATTTGATATATCACATAGTCAACGGTGGCACTTCAGGTATTGCGCAGCTTGTTTACGGGGTAGCCTTGCACAGGACATCGTTGTTTTCCAACTGGAACAATACTTTAGGAGGATTACTCGTTGGGATATCCCCGTTGGTTTTGCTATTTACGTTGTACGAGCTGTATAAATCGAGGGATTTGAGGACTATATTAGTAATTTGGCTAGTAGCGTACGGAGCGTTTGTACTTGCAAGAACGCCACCTAGCCATGAATATTACATACTTCCGTTGGCGGTGCCCTTTGCGATCTTAGCATCTAAAGGCGTTTTTAGTTTTAAAGATGCGTTTGCATTGGAGCAGAAGTCTCGAAAAAAGATAGGAACTATAGTCGCAATAGTGGTAATATTCTCTACGATGCCCGTCTCTTTTGTGTTCTTATCCTACCACGGAGACCTTGGTTACACATGTACGAAAGATGTTGTAGATTATTTAGCTGGCACTGACCATGGAGATGAAATCCTGATTCTGACGCCAGACAGGTACGATCCTCAGCTTCGGTGGTATTCGGAATTGAACGGATTGAAAGCAGAAGTAGGTGAGCTCCCTAATGATCTTTCTCTGGTGTCCCTAGCAGATTTAAGGGATTTATCGAGTAGTACAGAGGCATCAAAAGTATTCCTAATTATAGATGGGCGAGGGGGACTTGAGGAGCGGTTAGAAGATGGGGGATACGAGCGTGTTTATTCTTCCTATTATTGGACGAAGCTTCCAAGTGCGCCTTTTGAGATTTACACCGGAGAAAAAAGCGAGAGTGAATACTTTGAGCAGCATTTATCCGTGTATAAACTCAATTATGAGGAACTTCTAAGGAGGGGCTTGATGGAGAAATGA
- a CDS encoding class I SAM-dependent methyltransferase produces MGTSDTYQEMYRRRFGEDVEFRQEMYQVLCSEFFQKYIPEDVTILEIGAGYCEFINNIEAKRKIALDLNPDVKKFAGNDVEIVMASSTDMKQIKTKSIGLVFANNFLEHLSKEDIIKTIREVYRVLKGGGKFLILQPNIRFCFKDYWMFFDHITPLDDRSLSEILEINGFKVVECRPKFLPYTTKNKLPKSVFLLKLYLKFPLCHKIFGKQAFIYAKRVWEYETDAK; encoded by the coding sequence ATGGGAACAAGTGACACGTATCAAGAAATGTATCGCAGAAGATTTGGCGAAGATGTTGAATTCCGACAGGAAATGTATCAGGTGCTTTGTTCAGAATTTTTTCAGAAATACATCCCAGAAGATGTGACCATCCTTGAAATTGGTGCTGGATACTGTGAATTCATAAATAATATCGAAGCAAAGAGAAAAATTGCTCTTGATTTAAATCCTGACGTTAAAAAATTTGCTGGGAATGATGTTGAGATAGTTATGGCTAGCTCTACCGATATGAAACAAATCAAAACCAAAAGTATCGGTTTAGTGTTTGCCAATAATTTTCTTGAGCACTTGAGCAAGGAAGACATTATAAAAACAATCAGAGAAGTTTACAGAGTTCTAAAAGGGGGAGGAAAATTCTTGATTTTACAGCCTAATATCAGATTTTGCTTCAAAGATTACTGGATGTTTTTTGATCATATAACCCCTTTAGATGATAGAAGCTTGTCTGAAATCTTAGAAATTAACGGGTTCAAAGTTGTAGAGTGTAGACCAAAATTTTTGCCTTATACTACGAAAAATAAACTTCCAAAATCAGTCTTCCTTCTGAAATTATATCTTAAGTTTCCACTTTGCCATAAAATATTTGGCAAGCAAGCATTCATTTACGCTAAAAGGGTGTGGGAGTATGAGACTGATGCGAAATAA